In Acidiphilium acidophilum, one genomic interval encodes:
- a CDS encoding electron transfer flavoprotein subunit alpha/FixB family protein produces the protein MNRRDPRAERAAMIVAVTPRLRLDRTHRGGARTAQAAVTETGPAPIRLTDPAFLIAAVVEAPGGALTRHDRQVIGAARLLAGNAGGVLLIAPGAVEAAGAAGADRFMALGVTGYDPACLARRVARAITDHAPRHVLFPETADGGDLARRVAALCGCDLFAGAESLTTHQAVRPTGAGRQEIRAAPPWLISLAPDRIAPYRGRPHEVESLPHPEIEPVSGATMAAEPLAADAATIPLDQAPLVIAAGNGVTDFAGFLDLARALGATPGASRVVCDAGALPRAMQVGASGTVLNAECYIALGISGAPQHLQGIGTVEHIVAINTDLHAAIIARAGLAIIADAQAVMAALRRML, from the coding sequence ATGAACCGGCGCGATCCCAGGGCCGAGCGCGCGGCCATGATCGTCGCTGTCACCCCGCGTCTGCGGCTGGACCGCACCCATCGCGGCGGTGCGAGGACGGCACAGGCAGCCGTCACCGAAACCGGACCGGCACCCATCCGCCTCACCGATCCCGCCTTCCTGATCGCCGCCGTGGTCGAAGCTCCCGGCGGTGCGCTCACGCGGCATGACCGGCAGGTGATCGGCGCGGCGCGGCTGCTAGCCGGGAATGCGGGTGGGGTGTTGCTGATCGCCCCTGGCGCGGTTGAGGCGGCGGGTGCTGCGGGCGCTGACCGGTTCATGGCGCTGGGCGTCACCGGCTACGACCCCGCTTGTCTCGCCCGGCGGGTCGCGCGCGCGATCACCGATCATGCGCCCCGCCATGTGCTGTTTCCCGAAACCGCCGATGGTGGCGACCTTGCCCGGCGCGTCGCCGCCTTATGCGGGTGCGACCTGTTCGCCGGGGCGGAAAGCCTGACCACGCATCAGGCGGTGCGCCCGACCGGCGCGGGGCGACAGGAAATCCGCGCCGCGCCGCCATGGCTGATCAGCCTCGCACCGGATCGGATCGCCCCGTATCGCGGCAGGCCGCACGAGGTCGAAAGCCTGCCGCATCCCGAAATCGAGCCGGTATCGGGCGCGACGATGGCGGCTGAACCGCTCGCCGCCGATGCCGCGACCATCCCGCTCGATCAGGCACCGCTGGTGATCGCCGCGGGCAATGGCGTCACCGATTTCGCCGGTTTCCTCGATCTCGCCCGCGCGCTCGGAGCGACACCGGGGGCAAGCCGCGTGGTGTGCGATGCCGGCGCCCTGCCGCGCGCGATGCAGGTCGGCGCATCGGGCACGGTGCTGAACGCGGAATGTTACATCGCCCTCGGCATTTCCGGCGCACCGCAGCATTTGCAGGGCATCGGCACGGTCGAGCACATCGTCGCGATCAACACCGACCTCCACGCCGCGATCATCGCCCGCGCCGGGCTTGCGATCATCGCCGACGCCCAGGCGGTGATGGCGGCATTGCGGCGGATGCTATGA
- a CDS encoding sarcosine oxidase subunit gamma → MADIATAVARRSLNLPGGLDRRITPSAPLTRFVLRLPDAAVAEAGAAIGLDLAMPINRSVTAGDRSALRLGPDEFLILASAHDDAIPAALAGGVKGRSFSLVDVSHRQTAIGLAGPHAAAMLNALCPLDLGPAAFPPGMATRTVFAKADIVLWRTGVAAFHLEIWRSFAPYVVALLGDIGREYPD, encoded by the coding sequence ATGGCTGATATTGCCACTGCCGTCGCACGGCGCAGCCTGAACCTGCCGGGCGGGCTGGATCGCCGGATTACTCCATCCGCGCCGCTCACCCGCTTCGTGCTTCGCCTGCCGGACGCGGCGGTGGCCGAGGCCGGCGCGGCGATCGGCCTCGATCTTGCGATGCCGATCAACCGGAGCGTCACTGCGGGAGATCGCAGCGCGTTGCGGCTCGGGCCGGACGAGTTTCTGATCCTGGCTTCCGCCCACGATGACGCGATTCCCGCCGCACTGGCGGGCGGGGTGAAAGGCCGGTCTTTTTCGCTGGTCGATGTCAGTCACCGCCAGACCGCGATCGGCCTTGCCGGACCGCACGCCGCCGCGATGTTGAATGCGCTCTGCCCGCTCGACCTCGGCCCTGCCGCGTTTCCACCCGGCATGGCAACGCGGACGGTGTTCGCCAAGGCCGATATCGTGCTGTGGCGTACCGGGGTTGCGGCGTTCCATCTTGAAATCTGGCGATCCTTCGCGCCCTATGTCGTGGCGCTGCTGGGTGACATCGGGCGCGAGTATCCGGATTGA
- a CDS encoding sarcosine oxidase subunit delta encodes MLLISCPYCGERPEIEFSYGGEAHVVRAPATASDDEWTAFLYQRSNARGSYAERWRHAHGCGRFFNARRNTVTDFFETTYRIGEQPE; translated from the coding sequence ATGTTGTTGATTTCCTGCCCTTATTGCGGCGAGCGCCCCGAGATCGAGTTTTCCTATGGCGGGGAGGCGCATGTCGTGCGCGCGCCGGCGACCGCGAGCGATGATGAATGGACGGCGTTTCTGTACCAGCGCAGCAACGCCCGGGGCAGCTACGCCGAGCGGTGGCGGCACGCCCATGGCTGCGGGCGGTTTTTCAACGCGCGACGCAACACCGTCACGGATTTTTTCGAGACAACCTACAGGATCGGCGAGCAACCGGAATGA
- a CDS encoding sarcosine oxidase subunit beta family protein, with translation MQKFSALTLAKKALSGQKGWDRQWRDAAPKPAYEAIIVGGGGHGLGTAYYLAKKHGLRNIAVLEKGWIGGGNTGRNTTIIRSNYLFDESAALYDHAVKLWEGLSADLNYNVMFSQRGVLMLAHNVHDEQVFKRHVHANRLNGVDNEWLSASEARAFCPPLNIAPGMRHAVTGAALQRRAGTARHDAVAWGYARAADALGVDVIQNCEVTGIDRDASGRISGVQTSRGAIATRRLGIVAAGNTSVLMAMAGQRMPLESYPLQALVSEPVKPIFPCVVMSNTIHAYISQSDKGELVIGAGTDAYISYSQRGALHISAHTLEAICELFPMFRRMRMLRNWGGIVDVTPDRSPIIAKTDVPGLYVNCGWGTGGFKATPGSADLFAYTMAKDEPHKINAPFNLERFGAGRLIDEAAAAAVAH, from the coding sequence ATGCAGAAATTCTCGGCCCTGACCTTGGCGAAAAAAGCCTTATCCGGCCAGAAGGGCTGGGACCGGCAATGGCGTGATGCCGCGCCGAAACCGGCTTACGAGGCCATCATTGTCGGTGGTGGCGGGCACGGGCTGGGCACCGCCTATTACCTCGCGAAAAAGCATGGGCTGCGCAACATCGCGGTGCTGGAAAAGGGCTGGATCGGCGGTGGCAATACCGGGCGCAACACCACGATCATCCGCTCGAATTATCTGTTCGACGAGAGTGCGGCCCTTTACGACCACGCGGTGAAATTGTGGGAAGGGCTGTCGGCGGATTTGAATTATAACGTCATGTTCTCGCAGCGCGGCGTGCTGATGCTGGCGCATAACGTGCATGACGAGCAGGTGTTCAAGCGGCATGTTCATGCCAACCGGCTGAATGGTGTGGATAACGAATGGTTGTCGGCCAGCGAGGCGAGGGCGTTCTGCCCGCCGCTGAACATCGCGCCGGGGATGCGCCATGCGGTGACCGGTGCGGCGTTGCAGCGCCGGGCGGGGACGGCACGGCACGATGCGGTGGCGTGGGGGTATGCGCGGGCGGCGGATGCGCTGGGGGTCGACGTTATTCAGAATTGCGAGGTCACCGGGATCGACCGCGATGCGAGCGGGCGGATCAGTGGGGTGCAGACCAGCCGGGGCGCGATCGCGACGCGGCGGCTCGGCATCGTTGCGGCGGGCAATACCTCGGTGCTGATGGCGATGGCGGGGCAGCGGATGCCGCTGGAGAGCTACCCGTTGCAGGCGCTGGTGTCCGAACCGGTCAAGCCGATCTTTCCCTGCGTGGTGATGTCGAACACGATCCACGCCTATATCAGCCAGTCCGACAAGGGCGAGCTGGTGATCGGCGCCGGGACCGATGCGTATATTTCCTACAGCCAGCGCGGGGCGCTGCATATTTCGGCGCACACGCTCGAGGCGATCTGCGAGTTGTTCCCGATGTTCCGGCGGATGCGGATGCTGCGCAACTGGGGCGGAATCGTGGATGTCACCCCGGATCGCTCGCCGATCATCGCCAAAACCGACGTGCCGGGGCTTTACGTCAATTGCGGCTGGGGCACCGGCGGGTTCAAGGCGACGCCGGGTTCGGCGGATCTGTTCGCCTACACGATGGCGAAGGACGAACCGCACAAAATCAACGCGCCGTTCAACCTTGAGCGGTTCGGCGCGGGGCGGCTGATCGACGAGGCGGCGGCTGCCGCCGTCGCGCACTGA
- the betA gene encoding choline dehydrogenase: MTEYDYVVVGAGSAGCVLAARLSEDAGVSVLLLEYGGSDRSVLIQMPSALSMPMNMKRYDWGYRSEPEPHLGGRRMHTPRGKVLGGSSSINGLVYIRGNPLDFDGWEEMGARGWAYRDVLPYFKRAETRDEGGDAWRGDAGPLHTKYGALKNPLYRAFIEAGRQAGYPVTEDVNGYQQEGFGRMDMTVHRGRRWSAANAYLRPARGRRNLSVESGVLVSRVVFEGGRAVGVAYRRRGREVVARAAREVVLAAGAINSPKLLKLSGVGPADELRSHGIAVVADRPGVGENLQDHLEFYFQYACTQPITLYSKMNPLAKALIGLRWLAMHDGLGATNHFESCGFIRSRAGVNYPDIQYHFLPLAVRYDGKGIASEHGFQAHVGPMRSRSRGWVRLRGADPAAAPSIVFNYMSDPQDWQEMRACVRLTREIFAQEAFAPFRGREIAPGADVASDAEIDEYISRNVESAYHPCGTCRMGSVDDPMAVVGPDTRVIGVEGLRVADSSIMPRVTTGNLNAPTIMIGEKAADHIRGVALLPPSNAPFHTARNWEAAQR; this comes from the coding sequence ATGACCGAGTATGACTACGTCGTAGTCGGAGCAGGCTCCGCGGGGTGTGTGTTAGCGGCGCGGTTATCGGAGGATGCCGGGGTTTCGGTTTTGTTGCTGGAGTATGGGGGGTCGGACCGATCGGTGTTGATACAGATGCCGAGTGCGTTGTCGATGCCGATGAACATGAAGCGGTATGATTGGGGGTATCGCAGCGAGCCGGAGCCGCATCTGGGTGGGCGGCGGATGCACACGCCGCGGGGGAAGGTGTTGGGGGGGTCATCGTCGATCAACGGGTTGGTTTATATTCGCGGCAATCCGCTCGATTTCGACGGCTGGGAGGAGATGGGGGCGCGGGGGTGGGCCTATCGCGATGTCTTGCCGTATTTCAAGCGGGCCGAGACGCGGGATGAGGGGGGCGATGCGTGGCGCGGTGATGCCGGGCCGTTGCATACGAAGTATGGAGCTTTGAAAAATCCCTTGTATCGCGCGTTCATCGAGGCGGGGCGGCAGGCGGGGTATCCGGTGACCGAGGATGTCAACGGATATCAGCAGGAGGGGTTCGGCCGGATGGACATGACGGTTCATCGCGGCCGGCGGTGGAGTGCGGCGAATGCGTATCTGAGGCCGGCGCGGGGGCGGCGGAATCTGAGCGTCGAATCCGGTGTGCTGGTCTCGCGCGTGGTGTTCGAGGGCGGGCGGGCGGTGGGGGTGGCGTATCGGCGGCGCGGCAGGGAGGTTGTGGCGCGGGCGGCGCGGGAGGTGGTGCTGGCGGCGGGTGCGATCAATTCGCCGAAGCTGTTGAAATTATCCGGGGTCGGCCCGGCGGACGAGTTGCGTTCGCACGGGATTGCGGTGGTGGCGGATCGCCCCGGGGTGGGCGAGAATTTGCAGGATCATCTGGAGTTTTATTTCCAGTATGCGTGCACCCAGCCGATCACCCTGTATTCAAAGATGAATCCGCTGGCGAAGGCGCTGATCGGGTTGCGCTGGCTCGCGATGCATGACGGGTTGGGGGCGACCAATCATTTCGAGAGTTGCGGGTTCATCCGCTCGCGCGCCGGGGTGAATTATCCCGATATCCAGTATCATTTTCTGCCGCTCGCGGTGCGCTACGATGGCAAGGGGATAGCCTCCGAGCATGGGTTTCAGGCGCATGTCGGGCCGATGCGGTCGCGCAGCCGGGGGTGGGTGCGGTTGCGCGGGGCCGACCCGGCGGCGGCACCGTCGATCGTGTTCAACTACATGAGCGACCCGCAGGACTGGCAGGAGATGCGCGCGTGCGTGCGGCTGACCCGCGAGATTTTCGCGCAGGAGGCGTTTGCGCCGTTCCGGGGGCGCGAGATCGCGCCGGGTGCCGATGTGGCGAGCGATGCCGAGATCGATGAGTATATCAGCAGGAACGTCGAGAGTGCGTATCATCCGTGCGGGACGTGCCGGATGGGTTCAGTGGATGATCCGATGGCGGTGGTCGGGCCGGATACCCGGGTGATCGGGGTGGAGGGGCTGCGGGTGGCGGATAGTTCGATCATGCCGCGGGTGACCACGGGGAATCTCAATGCGCCGACCATCATGATCGGGGAAAAGGCGGCGGATCATATTCGGGGGGTGGCGTTGCTGCCGCCGAGCAATGCGCCGTTCCATACCGCGCGGAATTGGGAGGCGGCGCAGCGATGA
- a CDS encoding adenine nucleotide alpha hydrolase family protein, whose translation MNIVVLLSAGRDPHSGQPRPVGVELQAIALARSLPGAIVTGLHAGMADAAVRDAFGHGLSDITILTLDPGNDPLPALIAELRHIGPALILAGRRGQGGTDSGQLPYRIAHACSWPIVADATAITCDGGTCHVIQSLPRGARRRLTVSLPAMITIHEAAPPALPFTYRGRKAGRLHEHAGMAGPPPDPAGEIRPYRPRPKLIGEIAPAGTGVVLSSPTPDDAAAAVLAYIERFRTLS comes from the coding sequence ATGAACATCGTGGTGCTGCTCTCCGCCGGGCGCGATCCGCACTCGGGACAGCCGCGCCCGGTCGGGGTGGAATTGCAGGCGATCGCACTGGCGCGGTCCCTGCCCGGCGCGATCGTTACCGGCCTCCATGCCGGCATGGCTGATGCCGCCGTGCGCGATGCGTTCGGCCACGGCCTCAGCGACATCACCATCCTCACCCTCGATCCGGGCAACGACCCCCTGCCCGCCCTCATCGCCGAACTCCGGCATATCGGTCCCGCCCTGATCCTGGCGGGCCGACGCGGCCAGGGCGGTACGGATAGCGGGCAGCTGCCCTACCGGATCGCCCATGCCTGCTCCTGGCCGATCGTGGCGGACGCGACCGCGATCACCTGCGATGGCGGAACCTGTCATGTCATCCAGTCGCTGCCGCGCGGTGCCCGCCGTCGCCTCACGGTTTCCCTGCCCGCAATGATCACCATCCACGAAGCCGCGCCGCCGGCCCTGCCGTTCACGTATCGTGGCCGCAAGGCCGGTCGCCTGCACGAACACGCGGGCATGGCGGGTCCACCTCCCGATCCCGCAGGCGAGATCAGGCCGTATCGCCCGCGCCCGAAACTGATTGGCGAGATTGCTCCGGCGGGCACGGGAGTGGTGCTGTCATCCCCGACCCCGGACGACGCGGCGGCTGCGGTGCTTGCCTATATCGAACGGTTCAGGACGCTATCGTGA
- a CDS encoding L-serine ammonia-lyase: MISLFDLFKIGIGPSSSHTVGPMRAANRFVADLADLADRAGIAHVSVSLFGSLAWTGKGHGTDKAVILGLAGEAPETIDPDQADAIAAGVTTSGILPLGGTHPIRFEPARDIIFDYETPTPRHPNTLAFTASGADGAVIATERWCSVGGGFVVREDARADLGAVTETVPYPFANAVDLLRAGEASGLSIAAMMRENEFSLRDPAIVLAHVDLILATMMSGIERGMRTTGHLPGGLNVSRRAHALHQRMQADASRNDTAPHEKMDWVSLFAMAVNEENAAGGKIVTAPTNGAAGVIPAVLRYFRDFCPGATQDLMRDFIFTATAIGGLFKTNASISGAEVGCQGEVGVAASMAAAGLAAARGASNAQIENAAEIAMEHHLGMTCDPVGGLVQIPCIERNAFGAIKAISAASLAARGDGSHRVSLDQVIATMRQTGADMNSKYKETSLGGLAANFIEC, from the coding sequence ATGATCAGCCTGTTCGATTTGTTCAAGATCGGCATCGGGCCGTCCTCGTCGCATACCGTGGGGCCGATGCGCGCGGCGAACCGCTTCGTCGCGGATCTCGCGGATTTGGCGGATCGGGCCGGCATCGCGCATGTGAGCGTCAGCCTGTTCGGCTCGCTGGCCTGGACCGGCAAGGGCCATGGCACCGACAAGGCGGTTATCCTCGGCCTCGCGGGGGAAGCGCCCGAAACCATCGATCCCGATCAGGCCGATGCCATTGCGGCAGGCGTGACGACCAGCGGCATCCTGCCGCTCGGCGGCACTCATCCCATCCGGTTCGAGCCGGCGCGGGATATCATTTTCGATTACGAAACCCCGACGCCGCGCCACCCCAACACGCTTGCCTTCACCGCGAGCGGGGCGGATGGCGCGGTGATCGCCACCGAACGCTGGTGCTCGGTCGGCGGCGGTTTCGTGGTGCGCGAGGACGCCAGAGCCGATCTTGGCGCGGTGACGGAGACCGTGCCCTACCCGTTCGCCAATGCGGTGGATCTGCTCCGGGCGGGCGAGGCGTCCGGCCTGTCGATCGCCGCGATGATGCGGGAAAACGAGTTTTCGCTGCGCGATCCGGCGATCGTGCTCGCCCATGTCGATCTGATCCTCGCGACCATGATGTCCGGCATCGAGCGCGGCATGCGCACCACCGGCCACCTGCCCGGCGGCCTCAATGTCAGCCGCCGCGCCCATGCGCTGCATCAGCGGATGCAGGCCGATGCGAGCCGCAACGACACCGCACCCCACGAGAAAATGGACTGGGTCAGCCTGTTCGCGATGGCGGTGAACGAGGAGAATGCGGCGGGCGGCAAGATCGTGACGGCGCCGACCAACGGGGCGGCCGGGGTGATCCCGGCGGTATTGCGGTATTTCCGCGATTTCTGTCCCGGGGCGACCCAGGATTTGATGCGGGATTTCATTTTTACCGCTACCGCGATCGGCGGGTTGTTCAAGACCAACGCGTCGATCTCGGGGGCCGAGGTCGGCTGCCAGGGCGAAGTCGGGGTCGCGGCCTCGATGGCTGCCGCCGGGCTGGCGGCGGCACGCGGCGCGAGCAACGCGCAGATCGAAAACGCCGCCGAGATTGCGATGGAGCATCATCTGGGCATGACCTGCGATCCGGTCGGCGGGCTGGTGCAGATCCCGTGCATCGAGCGCAATGCCTTTGGCGCGATCAAGGCGATCAGTGCGGCGTCGCTCGCGGCGCGCGGCGACGGATCGCACCGCGTCTCGCTCGATCAGGTGATCGCGACGATGCGCCAGACCGGGGCGGACATGAACAGCAAATACAAGGAAACCTCGCTCGGCGGGCTGGCGGCCAATTTCATCGAGTGTTAG
- a CDS encoding sarcosine oxidase subunit alpha family protein produces MTQRYRLATGGLIDRSRVVPFTFDGKAMTGHAGDTLASALLANGVHLVGRSFKYHRPRGIVSAGAEEPNALVGVGRDEAHYTPNLRATQVELYHGLRAESQNRSPSLERDVGSITDRLWRFFPAGFYYKTFMWPKGAWTKFFEPRIRAIAGLGRAPAAPDAARYAQRYAHCDVLVIGAGPAGITAAITAAEIGASVILCDEQPQLGGALLAEPGEAGWLDTQRTRLAGFANVTLLNRTIAFGYFPHNMIGLAQDLTDHAGEPDDDVPRGRLWQVRAKQVITATGAIERPLVFPDNDRPGIMLADAARIYVERYAVKPGNRAVVFTAHDEAYRAALALQGAGVAIAAIIDLRASPEGPHVAAARAAGLPIRTNATITGTEGNLRVAAARIATIGAAQSERIACDLILMSGGFTPSVHLFSQSRGKLAFDPAREAFIPGTPAELTIAAGAASGCQSLETAIASGRAAGLAATGLAATGQGVATEVDEPLTAGYLGEVPHGRDPASVRAFVDFQNDVTAKDITLALSEGFRSIEHVKRYTTTGMATDQGKTSNMNALGIVSKSLGVAIPAIGTTTFRMPYTPIPFGYFAGYARGELFEPVRETPIHPWAAEHGAVFEDVSLWKRARYFPHGGETMHQAVARECAAVRAGVGMFDATTLGKIEIVGPDAAEFLNRMYVNAWTKLKPGRLRYGILLREDGFVIDDGVVGRIADDRFHVTTTTGGAARVLNMMEDYLQTEFADLSVWLTSTTEQYAVIAVQGPRARDVIAPLVEGADISAAAMPHMSVVACMVAGVPARLFRVSFTGELGFEINVSADYGRAVWEAVHQAGQPHGIVPYGTETMHVLRAEKGYIIVGQETDGTATPDDVGLSWAIGKAKPDFVGKRALARTALASQTDRKQLVGLLTDDPAFVLEEGSHLVADPAQPIPMTMLGHVTSSYWSATLNRSIALAMVRNGRARIGETLHVPLPGRAVAVTLTDPVFYDKEGVRLDG; encoded by the coding sequence ATGACGCAGCGTTATCGTCTGGCTACGGGTGGCCTGATCGACCGGAGCCGCGTGGTGCCGTTCACCTTCGATGGGAAGGCGATGACCGGCCATGCCGGAGACACGCTCGCCTCGGCGCTGCTGGCCAACGGGGTGCATCTGGTCGGGCGGAGTTTCAAATATCATCGCCCGCGCGGCATCGTTTCGGCAGGGGCGGAGGAGCCGAACGCGTTGGTCGGCGTGGGGCGCGACGAGGCGCATTACACGCCCAATCTGCGCGCCACCCAGGTCGAGCTTTATCATGGCCTGCGCGCGGAGAGCCAGAATCGCTCACCCTCGCTGGAGCGCGATGTCGGCAGCATCACCGACCGGCTGTGGCGGTTTTTCCCGGCGGGATTCTACTACAAGACCTTCATGTGGCCGAAGGGCGCGTGGACGAAGTTTTTCGAGCCGCGCATCCGGGCGATTGCCGGTCTGGGGCGTGCGCCGGCAGCACCCGATGCGGCGCGCTATGCCCAGCGCTACGCCCATTGCGACGTGCTGGTGATCGGCGCGGGTCCGGCAGGGATCACCGCTGCGATCACGGCGGCTGAGATCGGCGCGAGCGTGATCCTGTGTGACGAGCAACCGCAGCTCGGCGGTGCGCTGCTGGCCGAACCGGGCGAGGCGGGCTGGCTCGACACGCAACGGACGCGGCTGGCGGGTTTTGCCAATGTCACATTGCTGAACCGCACCATCGCGTTCGGCTATTTTCCGCACAACATGATCGGGCTGGCGCAGGACCTGACCGACCATGCCGGCGAGCCGGACGACGACGTGCCGCGCGGGCGGTTGTGGCAGGTGCGCGCGAAACAGGTGATCACCGCGACCGGCGCGATCGAGCGGCCTCTGGTGTTCCCCGACAACGACCGCCCCGGCATCATGCTGGCGGATGCCGCGCGGATCTATGTCGAGCGCTACGCGGTCAAGCCCGGCAACCGGGCAGTGGTGTTCACCGCGCATGACGAGGCGTATCGCGCCGCGCTGGCGCTGCAGGGCGCGGGTGTGGCGATTGCCGCGATCATCGATTTGCGAGCCAGCCCCGAAGGGCCGCATGTGGCGGCGGCGCGGGCGGCGGGACTGCCGATCCGCACCAATGCGACGATCACCGGCACCGAGGGCAATCTGCGGGTCGCGGCGGCGCGCATTGCGACGATCGGGGCGGCGCAATCCGAGCGGATCGCCTGCGACCTCATCCTGATGTCCGGCGGCTTCACCCCCAGCGTGCATCTGTTTTCACAGAGCCGGGGCAAGCTCGCCTTCGATCCCGCGCGCGAGGCGTTCATCCCCGGCACCCCGGCGGAACTCACCATCGCGGCGGGCGCCGCCTCGGGCTGCCAATCGCTCGAAACCGCGATCGCCTCGGGCCGCGCCGCCGGTCTTGCGGCGACGGGTCTTGCGGCGACGGGGCAGGGCGTGGCCACCGAAGTGGATGAGCCGCTCACCGCCGGATACCTTGGCGAAGTGCCGCATGGCCGCGATCCGGCGAGCGTGCGCGCCTTCGTCGATTTCCAGAACGACGTGACGGCGAAGGACATCACGCTCGCCTTGTCCGAAGGGTTCCGCTCGATCGAGCACGTCAAGCGCTACACCACCACCGGCATGGCGACCGATCAGGGCAAGACCTCGAACATGAATGCGCTCGGCATCGTGTCGAAATCGCTCGGTGTCGCGATCCCCGCGATCGGCACCACCACGTTCCGGATGCCCTATACCCCGATCCCGTTCGGCTATTTCGCGGGGTATGCGCGCGGCGAATTATTCGAGCCGGTGCGGGAAACGCCGATCCACCCGTGGGCCGCCGAACATGGCGCGGTGTTCGAGGACGTTTCGCTCTGGAAGCGCGCGCGGTATTTTCCCCACGGTGGCGAGACGATGCATCAGGCGGTCGCGCGGGAATGTGCGGCGGTGCGCGCCGGTGTGGGCATGTTCGATGCCACCACGCTCGGCAAGATCGAAATCGTCGGTCCGGATGCGGCGGAATTTCTCAACCGGATGTATGTGAACGCGTGGACCAAGCTGAAGCCGGGGCGGCTGCGCTACGGGATTCTGCTGCGCGAGGATGGGTTCGTCATCGATGACGGCGTGGTCGGGCGGATCGCGGATGACCGGTTCCACGTCACCACCACTACCGGCGGCGCGGCGCGGGTGCTGAACATGATGGAGGATTATCTCCAGACCGAATTCGCCGATCTTTCGGTGTGGCTGACCTCGACGACCGAGCAATATGCCGTGATCGCCGTGCAGGGGCCCCGCGCGCGCGACGTGATCGCGCCGCTGGTCGAAGGGGCGGATATTTCAGCCGCCGCGATGCCTCATATGAGCGTGGTGGCGTGCATGGTCGCCGGGGTTCCGGCGCGGCTGTTCCGGGTCAGTTTCACCGGCGAACTCGGTTTCGAGATCAACGTGTCCGCCGATTACGGACGGGCGGTGTGGGAGGCGGTGCATCAGGCCGGGCAACCGCACGGCATCGTGCCCTATGGCACCGAGACCATGCACGTGCTGCGCGCCGAAAAGGGCTACATCATCGTGGGGCAGGAAACCGATGGCACGGCGACGCCCGATGATGTCGGGCTGAGCTGGGCGATCGGCAAGGCGAAGCCCGATTTCGTCGGCAAACGCGCCCTCGCGCGCACCGCGCTGGCCAGCCAGACCGACCGCAAGCAACTGGTCGGCCTGCTCACCGACGATCCCGCTTTCGTGCTGGAGGAAGGATCGCACCTGGTCGCGGACCCGGCGCAGCCGATCCCGATGACCATGCTCGGCCATGTGACCTCGTCCTATTGGAGTGCGACGCTCAACCGCTCGATCGCGCTGGCCATGGTGCGCAACGGGCGGGCGCGGATCGGCGAGACCTTGCATGTCCCGCTGCCGGGGCGGGCCGTCGCGGTGACGCTGACCGATCCGGTGTTCTACGACAAGGAAGGAGTCCGGCTCGATGGCTGA